Genomic segment of bacterium:
CTCGGAGTGATAGAGCTGCCCCGGGAGCTTCTGAACATGGGGGAGATGGCCCGGAAGATGGTGGCCGACAGCCTGCGGGCCTACAACGACGAGGACGAGGAGCTGGCCAAGCGCGTAATCGCCGGCGACGCGGAGCTCAACGACCTGACCGCCCGGACGGTACGGATACTCCTCGGCAGGATGTCCGGCGGGTGCAGCGACGGGGAGTCGGGCGACGGGCCCGGGCTGACCGAAACCTGCTGGCGGCTGGCCCTCGTCGCCCGGAACCTCGAGCGTGTCGGCGACCACGCCACCAACATCGCCGAGAGCGTGCTCTTCGTGGTGGAGAGCCACCTGCACCTGCACCACAAGCACGAGATAGCGAAAGAGCTGGCGAGAATGAAAGAGAAGAAGCGGCGTCCGCGGGGGGATGGATAACCGCCCGTCCACGCTCCGCGGCGTCGTAGCCGTAAAGTCGCATAAAGCCTGAATCTACCGTTGCCTGTAACAAACCCCAACCTGGAGGTAAAGACAGTGCGAAAATTACTTGCCGTTCTCCTGGCCCTGACCTTCGCCGGCACGGCCCTGGCCGGCGTCACCGTCTTCGACGACGACTTCTTCAAGGTCAAGCTCGGCGGCTACTTCCAGTTCCGTTGGGACTACGATCTCCAGACCAACGTCACCGACGGCAACGCCTTCGGCGAGCTCTACTTCAAGCGCGCCAAGCTGGAAGTTTCCGGCGACATCGGCGACTACTGGTCCTTCAAGCTCGTCGAGCAGGTCAAGGACCGCGCACACTTCAAGGGCCTTTCCCTGGACACAACGGACTACGACATTGATGACGACGGCACCCCCGATTTCACCTACGTCTCCGGCGTCACCGCCAGCACCGCGAAATACCTGCAGTGGGAGCTCGAGGAGCTCTACCTGTCCTTCAAGCCGGTGGACCTGTTCAACCTGCGATTCGGTCTGCAGAAGCCGGCCGGCTCCTGGACCTACATGCTGTCCAGCTCGGCGCAGCCCTTCATTGACCGGCCCCAGCACGACGCCTGGTCGCCCGATTTCCAAGAGGGCGTCGTGGCCGGGCTCAATATCGCCGGCGCGGAGAAAGGCACCAGTTACCTGAACCTTCAGCTCGGCGTCTGGGAGAACGACAGAGCCGGCTGGGGCGGAGAAACGGGCCCGGGGAACGACCCCGACCTCACCGACATCAACTTCTCCGTCTACGCCGACAGTTCCTTCATGAAGGGTATCCACCTGGGCGGCTTCCTCTACATGGCCAACGACCAGGACCTCGGATACATGGATCCCGAAACCGATGCGGATGTCTACACCGGTGTCACGGGCTACGGCGCCCACGCCAACTACACCCACGATTACTTTTACGCGGGCCTCGAGTACGTCGGCGGGAGCATCGGCGTGTCCAGCTCCAAGGACGCCGACGGCGGCTCCGTTGACGCGGGCGACGACTTCGGCGTCATGGGCCTGGCCGTGGACCTGTTCGGACGGCTGCCCGTGGGCGGCGACTTCCTCGATTTGGTGGAGATCGGCGGCCGTTACGACATGAACGACACCGATGACACCCTGGACAACAACGGCATGAACCAGTTGACCATCGGCGCCAACCTCTTCTTCACCAAGGATCACTACGCGCTGTTGCAGCTCAACTACATCATGCAGATGCCCGAGGACTCCGACGTGGACGGCAACTCCTGGATCAAGGCGCAGTTGCAGCTCAAGTTCTAAAAAAAGGACCGGGGCTCACGGCTGTAAAGGGGTTCCCCTCTGCACATAAAGGACGACCGGTTTAATGATTGAACTCCTTGGGGCGGTCGGTCCGACGCGTGATCAAGGGAGACAAGACACCCTCGTAGGGGCCGACCTTTAGGTCGGCCCGCGGGCGGGTCTGAAGACCCGCCCCTACGTCATCCAACCTGCCTGGATGTCGCTTTCGTTTGTGCGAGATAATCAACTTCCCGGGTTGATAACGGGGCTGCGGAGTAATAGAATCGTGTCCCCTCACCCGTCAGGAGGTCAGCCCTTGCACTACGTCCTCATAGAATGCGGCGTCAAGTGCCCCAAGTGCGACAACCCCGTCCCGCTCAACGGGCCCTGGGAGATCGCCCACTGCGCCCACTGTCAGGCGGACTTCGATGTCCCCCACGAGTACTGGATAGACATCTTCAAGGACATCCTGGACGACGAGAAATCCGGGGAGCTCAAGACGGGCGAGGGCAGCAACTCGACCATCTGGGGCACGTTCAACACGACGCTCATGTACGCGAACCAGGTTCCGTACTGCCTGAAATGCGGGACCGATTTCCCGGAGGCCGCCTTCAAGCCGGACGCGGGCACGCTAGCGTGCGCCAAGTGCGGCGAGACCGTGGAAACCGCCCCGCCGCCGGGCTGGTTTTCGAGCCTCAACCCCCGGCTCCTGGTGGGCGCGTCGCTGAGCGTCGCCGACGAGGTGCAGCCCGAGGGCGTCTCGGGCCCCGTGGCCTTCACCTGCCCCAAGTGCGGCGGCGCCCTGGTCGTGGACGGCAAGGACCGCCTGGTGCCCTGCCAGTTCTGCAACGTGCAGGTGTACCTGCCCGACGACCTCTGGCTCAGGCTCCACCCGGCGAAGTCCAAGTCCAGGTGGTTCGTGGTTTTCGAGTAGTTTGAGGGCTTACCGGGCGGACGCCGGTTTGCATTGACAAACCGGACGCTCTATCGTAGTGTCCCCCCGGTTTAGCTCTTTCGATTTTCCACCGAGGCGGTCGTGGAGATTCGGGTCCCTTGGGGAAAAGGGGAGCAGACGGTCGCGCTCGAACCTGACCGGCTGGCCGGTGTCGTTCACCCGAACGAGGTTGATTCGGGCGACGAATTCGAAACGCTGCGCCGCGCCCTGGCCGACCCCATCGGCACCGTTCCCTTCGGCGAGTTCATCGGCGCCGGCGGAGAGATTCTCTTCATCGTCAACGACGGCACGCGGCCCACCCCCACCGCCAAGGTCCTCGATATAATCGAGGGGGACCTGGCCGGCATTGAGCCCTCCTTCATCATAGCCACCGGCGTCCACCGCGGTCCCACCGAGGAGGAGCTCCGCTTCATCTTCGGCCGCCACCTCGAGCGTTTCCGCGACCGGATCCACGTCCACGATTCCAAGGCCGACGCCGAGATGGTCCACATCGGCACCTCGTCGTCTGGCACCGAGATGTGGGTCAACCGCCTGGGGGTGGAGGCGGACCGGCTGGTCATCATCGGTTCCGTCGAGCCCCACTACTTCGGCGGCTACACGGGCGGCCGCAAGGCCTTCCTGCCGGGCATCGCGTCTTACCTGACAATCGAACAGAACCACAAATTCGCTATGAATATCCGGGCTCAGGCGCTGGCCCTCGACGGCAACCCGGTCCACGAGGACATGATTGACGCCCTGAAGGTCATCGCCGAAAAACCGATTTTCTCCATCCAGACCGTCCTGGACCGCGACCGCAAAATATACGCCGCCACCGCCGGGCACATCCACGAATCCTTCTACGCCGCCATCGAACGGGCCAACGAGGTCTTCTGCGTAGAGATTCCCGCCAAGGCCGACGTGGTGGTCAGCGTCGCTCCATACCCCATGGACGTGGACCTCTACCAGTCCCAGAAGGCCCTGGACAACGGCAAGCTGGCCCTGGCCGAGGGGGGTATACTCATCCTGGTGTCCAAGTGTCGCACCGGAATCGGCCACGAGACGTTCTACGAGCTCCTGAGCTCCTGCTCCACCCCGAAAGAGGTGCTGGCCCGCATCGAGCGGGGCTACGTCCTGGGGTACCACAAGGCGGCCAAGATGGCGGAAATCGGCCTCTGGGCGGAGATGTGGGCGGTCACCGAGCTCCCCGACGACGTGGTGCACAAGTGCCTCATGCGCCCCTTCGCCACGTTGCAGGCGGCGGTGGACGAGGCCCTTTGCGCCAGGGGGCCCGACGCGAAGGTGCTCTTCCTCGTGGACGGGAGCATCACCGTGCCCCTCATCCCCGACGGCAAACCTTCCTGACGGCGGGATCGTGTGGGCGGGTTCCGCACCGGCCTTCAGACGGACTCGTGCGAGCTCCTGACGGCGGGGTCGAGGGAACGGGACTCGATCGTTTAAAGTGTTAAATCGGCGGTTTGCGCCCCAGTCGGCCTTACACCTGAGTACTTTCATCCAGTTGGGTCGAAGATGAAATCCCGGTCTGCGGGGTACAGAAAGCTTTACGTTTCACTCTCGACACCCGGACCGACGGCGAGCCGCTCGGGAGGGTGTGTTTTTTTCGTTTCCCGAATTCCGGGGACGGCGGAAGAGTAACCGGCGCAGGGCGTACCCTGTGCCTTTTAATTGGAGGAACCGATGGCCATCAGCCGCGAGGAGGCTCTCGAGTACCACAGCCGGGGCAGGGCCGGCAAGATAGAGGTCGTTTCCACCAAGCGCTGCCGGACTCAGCGCGACCTGTCCCTGGCGTACACCCCCGGGGTGGCGATACCGTGCCTGGATATTGAAAAGGAGCCGGAGAAGGTCTACGACTACACGGCGAAGGGCAACCTGGTGGCCGTCGTCTCGAACGGCACGGCGGTACTCGGGCTGGGCGACATCGGCCCCGCCGCGGGGAAGCCGGTGATGGAGGGCAAGGGCGTCCTCTTCAAGCGCTTCGCCGACATTGACGTCTTCGATCTGGAGGTTGACTCCAAGAACCCCGAAGAGATCATCCGCACCGTGGAGATGCTCGAGCCGACCTTCGGGGGGATCAACCTGGAGGACATCGCCGCCCCCGACTGCTTCGTCATCGAGGAGGAGCTGAAGAAGCGGATGAGCATCCCGGTCTTCCACGACGACCAGCACGGGACGGCCATCATCTCAGGAGCGGCGCTCCTGAACGCCCTGGAGCTCAACGGGAAGGACATCGGCCAGGTCCGGCTCGTGGTCTCGGGCGCCGGGGCCGCCGGTATCGCCTGCACCAAGTACTACATCACCCTCGGGGTGGACCCGGCGAAGATCCTCCTTCTCGACTCGAAGGGGGTCATCTACGCCGGTCGCAAGGAGGGGATGAACCCGTACAAGGAGCAGTTCGCCGTTGAGACCGACCGGCGCACCCTCGCCGACGCCATGGAGGGGGCGGACGTCTTCCTGGGCCTCTCCACCGCCGGGCTGGTGACCCAGGACATGGTGCGGTCCATGGCCTCCGATCCGATCATCTTCGCCATGGCCAACCCGGACCCCGAGATAACCTACCCGGACGCGAAGGCGGCCCGCGACGACGTAATCATGGCCACCGGCCGCTCCGACTATCCGAACCAGGTGAACAACGTCCTGGGGTTCCCGTTCATCTTCCGCGGTGCCCTGGACGCCCGCGCCACCGACATCAACGAGGCCATGAAGCACGCCGCCACCAAGGCCCTGGCCGACCTGGCCAAGGAGGACGTGCCCGATTCGGTCTGCAAGGCCTACGGCGTCGAGCGGCTGAGCTTCGGGCGGGAGTACCTCATCCCCAAGCCCTTCGATTACCGCGTGCTCATCTGGGAGGCCTCCGCCGTCGCCCAGGCGGCTTTGGAGTCCGGCGTCGCCCGGGTCAAGCTGGATATTGACGAGTATAAAGAACGGCTCGAAGCCCGTCTGGGCAAGAGCCGCGAGATCATGCGCCTCGTGATTCACAAGGCCCGTAAACATCCCGCCCGCCTGGTTTTGCCCGAGGGCGAGGACGACCGCATCCTGCGCGCCAGCGCCATCATCGTGGGCGAGGGAATCGCCAGGCCCATCCTCCTCGGCCGGCGCTCCGTCATCGAGGAACACATCCGTGAGCTGGGCCTGGACCTGGGGGACGTGGAAATCATCAACCCGCCCGAATCCCCCAATCTGGACTCCTACGCCGAGGAGTATTTCAAGCTCCGGCAGCGGAAGGGCAGAGCCCTGGCCCACTGCCGAGAGTTGTTGCAGCTGGGGCGTGTGTACGGGCCGATGATGGTCCGGATGGGCGACGCCGACAGCGTGCTGACGGGGATAACCACCTACTATCCGGAGACGATCCGTCCGGCCATCAGGGTCATCGGCACCGATGACGGATTCGGTATCGTGGCCAGCATGTTCATGCTCATCTTCAAAGAGAAGGTGTTTTTCTTCGCCGACACCACCGTGAACATTGATCCCAGCGCCGAGGAGTTGGCGGGCATCGCCCAGCTCACCGCCAAGTATGTCAAGAAGCTCGGCTACGAACCTCGTATCGCCATGCTCTCCTTCTCCAACTTCGGTAGCGTGGCCCACGAGAAAACCCTCAAGGTGAAGCGGGCAGTGGAGATTGTCAAGAGGGCTGTCCCCGACCTGAAGATTGACGGGGAGATGCAGGCGGACACGGCGGTGATGCCCGAGCTCCTCGAGAGCACCTACCCCTTCGCCGACCTGCGAGGTGGGGCGAACGTCTTGATCTTCCCGGACCTGCAATCGGCCAACATCGCCTACAAGTTGTGCTCGAAGCTCGGCGGCGCCGAGGCCATCGGGCCGATCCTGATGGGGCTGAATAAATCCGCCCACATCCTACCCCACAGCTGTGAGGTGGACGACGTGGTGAACATGGCGGCCATCGCCGTGGCCGAGATTTAGGTAAAGAAACCGGGGTCCTGCCAAAACTGACGAGTCGGTCTCCCTTCGGGGTTGGCCGGCTCGTCACGTTCTTGGCGCAGGTTTGGGACGTTGTTTGGATGCCAATTGAGAATTTGTATATTTAAATGGTGACGTATTGACTAACCTCTCGGGTTTTGTTTAAGTGACATTACCTTTGTTTTATGTGGTTTTTTTTGTGCAAACCTAGTGTGAATTTATTCACACAAAGGATGGATGAGTATTTGCTTTCGCTAAGGAGCATCCATGAATCCCAAGGACGTGGAACGGTTTCAGCAAATAGTCGGTAGAGAGAATGCGCGCACCAGTCCGGCCGATCTGTACGTCTACGGCTCCGATGCATCGGTGCATTTCGCGAGACCCGATATCGTCCTCATGCCCGGTAACATAGATGAGATCCAGGATATCCTTCGCTACGCCAACTCGTGGGAGATTCCGGTCGTGCCCCGCGGGGCCGGAAGCGGCATGTCGGGTCAGGCCGTCCCTATCGACGGCGGAATCGTCCTCGACATGAAACGGATGAATCACATCCTGGAAATCCGGCCCCAGGATATGCTCTGCCGTGTTGAGGCCGGGGTGGTGGACGACGACCTGAACCGGGCGCTGAAGCCCTACGGATTCATGTATCCGCCGGCAC
This window contains:
- a CDS encoding NADP-dependent malic enzyme → MAISREEALEYHSRGRAGKIEVVSTKRCRTQRDLSLAYTPGVAIPCLDIEKEPEKVYDYTAKGNLVAVVSNGTAVLGLGDIGPAAGKPVMEGKGVLFKRFADIDVFDLEVDSKNPEEIIRTVEMLEPTFGGINLEDIAAPDCFVIEEELKKRMSIPVFHDDQHGTAIISGAALLNALELNGKDIGQVRLVVSGAGAAGIACTKYYITLGVDPAKILLLDSKGVIYAGRKEGMNPYKEQFAVETDRRTLADAMEGADVFLGLSTAGLVTQDMVRSMASDPIIFAMANPDPEITYPDAKAARDDVIMATGRSDYPNQVNNVLGFPFIFRGALDARATDINEAMKHAATKALADLAKEDVPDSVCKAYGVERLSFGREYLIPKPFDYRVLIWEASAVAQAALESGVARVKLDIDEYKERLEARLGKSREIMRLVIHKARKHPARLVLPEGEDDRILRASAIIVGEGIARPILLGRRSVIEEHIRELGLDLGDVEIINPPESPNLDSYAEEYFKLRQRKGRALAHCRELLQLGRVYGPMMVRMGDADSVLTGITTYYPETIRPAIRVIGTDDGFGIVASMFMLIFKEKVFFFADTTVNIDPSAEELAGIAQLTAKYVKKLGYEPRIAMLSFSNFGSVAHEKTLKVKRAVEIVKRAVPDLKIDGEMQADTAVMPELLESTYPFADLRGGANVLIFPDLQSANIAYKLCSKLGGAEAIGPILMGLNKSAHILPHSCEVDDVVNMAAIAVAEI
- the phoU gene encoding phosphate signaling complex protein PhoU, yielding MLYKRLEALGSRLMEMAELTRSMLDDSLKALEILDVDLATRVADVDELLVNQMETWNLEEAIHVITLFQPMGKNVRQLVAVILINRDLERIADHAQNIANHARYLASPEGEPESGAACATLGVIELPRELLNMGEMARKMVADSLRAYNDEDEELAKRVIAGDAELNDLTARTVRILLGRMSGGCSDGESGDGPGLTETCWRLALVARNLERVGDHATNIAESVLFVVESHLHLHHKHEIAKELARMKEKKRRPRGDG
- the larA gene encoding nickel-dependent lactate racemase, translated to MEIRVPWGKGEQTVALEPDRLAGVVHPNEVDSGDEFETLRRALADPIGTVPFGEFIGAGGEILFIVNDGTRPTPTAKVLDIIEGDLAGIEPSFIIATGVHRGPTEEELRFIFGRHLERFRDRIHVHDSKADAEMVHIGTSSSGTEMWVNRLGVEADRLVIIGSVEPHYFGGYTGGRKAFLPGIASYLTIEQNHKFAMNIRAQALALDGNPVHEDMIDALKVIAEKPIFSIQTVLDRDRKIYAATAGHIHESFYAAIERANEVFCVEIPAKADVVVSVAPYPMDVDLYQSQKALDNGKLALAEGGILILVSKCRTGIGHETFYELLSSCSTPKEVLARIERGYVLGYHKAAKMAEIGLWAEMWAVTELPDDVVHKCLMRPFATLQAAVDEALCARGPDAKVLFLVDGSITVPLIPDGKPS
- a CDS encoding porin, which produces MRKLLAVLLALTFAGTALAGVTVFDDDFFKVKLGGYFQFRWDYDLQTNVTDGNAFGELYFKRAKLEVSGDIGDYWSFKLVEQVKDRAHFKGLSLDTTDYDIDDDGTPDFTYVSGVTASTAKYLQWELEELYLSFKPVDLFNLRFGLQKPAGSWTYMLSSSAQPFIDRPQHDAWSPDFQEGVVAGLNIAGAEKGTSYLNLQLGVWENDRAGWGGETGPGNDPDLTDINFSVYADSSFMKGIHLGGFLYMANDQDLGYMDPETDADVYTGVTGYGAHANYTHDYFYAGLEYVGGSIGVSSSKDADGGSVDAGDDFGVMGLAVDLFGRLPVGGDFLDLVEIGGRYDMNDTDDTLDNNGMNQLTIGANLFFTKDHYALLQLNYIMQMPEDSDVDGNSWIKAQLQLKF